The Camelina sativa cultivar DH55 unplaced genomic scaffold, Cs unpScaffold29253, whole genome shotgun sequence sequence TCTTGTTCTTTATTGTTTCCGTGACTTCTTGATCCTACGGTCCAAATCCTCGAAGAACATCTCGATCTCACGGCTCAGATCAATCGGTATACGGTTAACGACATTAACCGGCGTTAATTTTCGTTTCGTACCAGAAGACCGGTTCGGTTTAGGTTTTCTCGGAGCCGGTGGGCATAACGTATACGTCAC is a genomic window containing:
- the LOC104775691 gene encoding cyclin-dependent protein kinase inhibitor SMR3; translation: CKTPTSSDHKIPEVTYTLCPPAPRKPKPNRSSGTKRKLTPVNVVNRIPIDLSREIEMFFEDLDRRIKKSRKQ